Proteins from a single region of Nomia melanderi isolate GNS246 chromosome 11, iyNomMela1, whole genome shotgun sequence:
- the LOC116434884 gene encoding uncharacterized protein LOC116434884 isoform X4 → MSRAIETNATMNQEEGKQTSGLESCTVSSEKLPRILRSSGSDGRDVKFRSQAMKRRIDCTPQDSPLKHLKTPDSRGTFKNPGSFRKDVKLQCGSGSSHRKSETPHYESMERMQKVSPGGKFVNTLLEQWSKYTGVQNPFSQTGGVQDSPIIEEMKRKLAAEERKVQVLQKKLKTCEEAISCISASREAELQAKEEIFRQLNSDWESITNYYSEISESLKRFQEYKDNLYKLYNNVIATQVSTVKTLQEELNKMRLRDEEKKNVYAESEKKTIIQEKRIQEMMITETELKKQLENVKSDSTSERNRLHNVHAEEKLELLKKQEKLTSTNEELQGQLKNIAEEKQNLMDSLKERDKEISVLQEDVVTFKNKIEDLLSQTTELNEKYERSVEKVEEYEKELEFKMQEINRLKENLNTRQELEVSLAKDLDAIENKYQQANNDFTNVQNKLKDMEGRNAGLQKSIQDMKNKAEHKAIELNKKIEFLEKEKEKILSEKHIIIQDLENSRKLLKEKYEAEITALRKEFDTKLSEIKFQTTFMKLNNTLNKMDEGNQTTKKNETKENQNDLNERAQLIIEDYHTVESRVKTKRNRAQTDKIIESPKTTSRNESEDEEDIYSFTTQKMNNKSQKVSDHNENVSYLTRDKSLMQLSMGSQKTQEWRNEDSSSTSKKKKIFKTRDTGLRQYAITRKSLKK, encoded by the exons ATGTCAC GCGCAATTGAAACGAACGCAACGATGAACCAGGAGGAAGGTAAACAAACATCCGGTTTGGAATCGTGCACCGTCTCTTCGGAAAAATTACCGCGAATTCTGCGATCCAGCG GTTCCGATGGGAGGGACGTGAAGTTTCGCTCGCAAGCGATGAAACGGAGAATCGACTGTACACCGCAGGACAGTCCACTGAAGCACCTGAAGACACCCGACAGTCGCGGTACGTTCAAAAATCCAG GATCTTTCAGAAAGGACGTGAAACTGCAATGCGGAAGCGGTTCCAGCCACCGGAAGAGCGAGACGCCTCACTATGAGAGTATGGAGAGGATGCAGAAAGTAAGCCCGGGCGGGAAATTCGTCAACACGTTGCTGGAACAGTGGTCGAAGTATACAGGTGTTCAAAATCCTTTTTCGCAGACAGGAGGG GTGCAAGACAGCCCGATAATAGAAGAAATGAAGCGGAAACTCGCCGCAGAGGAAAGGAAGGTTCAGGTGCTTCAGAAGAAGCTGAAAACCTGCGAGGAAGCGATATCCTGCATCTCAGCGTCTCGCGAGGCTGAGTTACAGGCCAAGGAAGAGATATTTCGACA ACTGAACAGCGATTGGGAATCGATTACCAATTACTATTCCGAGATATCTGAAAGTCTGAAGAGGTTTCAAGAGTACAAAGACAACTTGTATAAACTGTATAACAATGTCATTGCCACGCAAGTATCAACGGTGAAGACGTTGCAAGAAGAATTGAATAAGATGAGACTAAGAG ACGAGGAGAAAAAGAACGTCTACGCGGAGAGCGAGAAGAAAACGATAATTCAAGAGAAAAG aatacAGGAAATGATGATAACGGAGACCGAGTTGAAGAAACAATTGGAGAATGTTAAGAGTGACTCAACGTCGGAGAGAAATCGTTTACACAACGTTCACGCAGAAGAGAAGTTAGAATTGCTAAAG AAACAAGAGAAACTCACGTCGACGAATGAGGAGTTACAAgggcaattaaaaaatatcgcTGAGGAGAAGCAGAATTTAATGGATTCGCTGAAAGAAAGAGATAAAGAGATATCGGTTCTACAAGAAGACGTTGTAACATTCAA aaataagATTGAGGATTTGTTAAGTCAGACTACAGAATTAAACGAGAAATACGAGAGATCGGTTGAAAAGGTAGAGGAATATGAAAAGGAATTGGAGTTCAAAATGCAAGAA attaatagacTCAAAGAGAACTTGAACACCAGACAGGAGCTAGAAGTTAGCTTAGCTAAAGATCTCGACGCGATTGAAAACAAATATCAACAAGCTAATAACGATTTCACGAACGTACagaataaattaaaggacaTGGAAGGTCGTAATGCGGGCTTACAAAAGTCGATTCaagatatgaaaaataaagCTGAGCATAAAGCTatagaattaaacaaaaaaatcgaatttctagagaaggaaaaggagaaaatacTTTCGGAGAAGCATATAATAATTCAG GATCTAGAGAACTCgaggaaattattaaaagagaaatatGAAGCGGAAATAACGGCTTTAAGAAAAGAGTTTGATACCAAATTATCTGAGATCAAATTTCAAACTACTTTCATGAAATTGAACAACACGTTGAATAAAATGGATGAAGGAAATCAAACTacaaaaaagaatgaaacaaaagaaaatcaaaACGATTTGAATGAGAGGGCGCAATTGATTATAGAAGATTACCATACCGTAGAAAGTAGagtaaaaacaaaaaggaaTCGAGCacaaactgataaaattattgaatcgCCAAAGACTACATCTAGAAATGAAAGTGAAGACGAGGAAGATATATACAGCTTTACTACTCAGAAAATGAATAACAAATCACAGAAA GTTTCAGATCACAACGAGAACGTTTCCTACCTTACTCGAGATAAAAGTCTAATGCAGCTGAGTATGGGGTCACAGAAAACCCAAGAATGGAGAAACGAG GACTCCAGTAGTAcatcaaagaaaaagaaaatttttaaaacgcgtGATACTGGATTAAGACAATACGCAATTACGCgaaaatcgttaaagaagtAA
- the LOC116434884 gene encoding uncharacterized protein LOC116434884 isoform X3, with product MGNHPREYIRLNRCFTIIPIAFYFFPNQGAIETNATMNQEEGKQTSGLESCTVSSEKLPRILRSSGSDGRDVKFRSQAMKRRIDCTPQDSPLKHLKTPDSRGTFKNPGSFRKDVKLQCGSGSSHRKSETPHYESMERMQKVSPGGKFVNTLLEQWSKYTGVQNPFSQTGGVQDSPIIEEMKRKLAAEERKVQVLQKKLKTCEEAISCISASREAELQAKEEIFRQLNSDWESITNYYSEISESLKRFQEYKDNLYKLYNNVIATQVSTVKTLQEELNKMRLRDEEKKNVYAESEKKTIIQEKRIQEMMITETELKKQLENVKSDSTSERNRLHNVHAEEKLELLKKQEKLTSTNEELQGQLKNIAEEKQNLMDSLKERDKEISVLQEDVVTFKNKIEDLLSQTTELNEKYERSVEKVEEYEKELEFKMQEINRLKENLNTRQELEVSLAKDLDAIENKYQQANNDFTNVQNKLKDMEGRNAGLQKSIQDMKNKAEHKAIELNKKIEFLEKEKEKILSEKHIIIQDLENSRKLLKEKYEAEITALRKEFDTKLSEIKFQTTFMKLNNTLNKMDEGNQTTKKNETKENQNDLNERAQLIIEDYHTVESRVKTKRNRAQTDKIIESPKTTSRNESEDEEDIYSFTTQKMNNKSQKVSDHNENVSYLTRDKSLMQLSMGSQKTQEWRNEDSSSTSKKKKIFKTRDTGLRQYAITRKSLKK from the exons ATGGGAAATCATCCAAGAGAGTACATTAGACTTAATAGATGCTTCACGATAATTCCGATTGCGTTTTACTTCTTCCCGAACCAAGGCGCAATTGAAACGAACGCAACGATGAACCAGGAGGAAGGTAAACAAACATCCGGTTTGGAATCGTGCACCGTCTCTTCGGAAAAATTACCGCGAATTCTGCGATCCAGCG GTTCCGATGGGAGGGACGTGAAGTTTCGCTCGCAAGCGATGAAACGGAGAATCGACTGTACACCGCAGGACAGTCCACTGAAGCACCTGAAGACACCCGACAGTCGCGGTACGTTCAAAAATCCAG GATCTTTCAGAAAGGACGTGAAACTGCAATGCGGAAGCGGTTCCAGCCACCGGAAGAGCGAGACGCCTCACTATGAGAGTATGGAGAGGATGCAGAAAGTAAGCCCGGGCGGGAAATTCGTCAACACGTTGCTGGAACAGTGGTCGAAGTATACAGGTGTTCAAAATCCTTTTTCGCAGACAGGAGGG GTGCAAGACAGCCCGATAATAGAAGAAATGAAGCGGAAACTCGCCGCAGAGGAAAGGAAGGTTCAGGTGCTTCAGAAGAAGCTGAAAACCTGCGAGGAAGCGATATCCTGCATCTCAGCGTCTCGCGAGGCTGAGTTACAGGCCAAGGAAGAGATATTTCGACA ACTGAACAGCGATTGGGAATCGATTACCAATTACTATTCCGAGATATCTGAAAGTCTGAAGAGGTTTCAAGAGTACAAAGACAACTTGTATAAACTGTATAACAATGTCATTGCCACGCAAGTATCAACGGTGAAGACGTTGCAAGAAGAATTGAATAAGATGAGACTAAGAG ACGAGGAGAAAAAGAACGTCTACGCGGAGAGCGAGAAGAAAACGATAATTCAAGAGAAAAG aatacAGGAAATGATGATAACGGAGACCGAGTTGAAGAAACAATTGGAGAATGTTAAGAGTGACTCAACGTCGGAGAGAAATCGTTTACACAACGTTCACGCAGAAGAGAAGTTAGAATTGCTAAAG AAACAAGAGAAACTCACGTCGACGAATGAGGAGTTACAAgggcaattaaaaaatatcgcTGAGGAGAAGCAGAATTTAATGGATTCGCTGAAAGAAAGAGATAAAGAGATATCGGTTCTACAAGAAGACGTTGTAACATTCAA aaataagATTGAGGATTTGTTAAGTCAGACTACAGAATTAAACGAGAAATACGAGAGATCGGTTGAAAAGGTAGAGGAATATGAAAAGGAATTGGAGTTCAAAATGCAAGAA attaatagacTCAAAGAGAACTTGAACACCAGACAGGAGCTAGAAGTTAGCTTAGCTAAAGATCTCGACGCGATTGAAAACAAATATCAACAAGCTAATAACGATTTCACGAACGTACagaataaattaaaggacaTGGAAGGTCGTAATGCGGGCTTACAAAAGTCGATTCaagatatgaaaaataaagCTGAGCATAAAGCTatagaattaaacaaaaaaatcgaatttctagagaaggaaaaggagaaaatacTTTCGGAGAAGCATATAATAATTCAG GATCTAGAGAACTCgaggaaattattaaaagagaaatatGAAGCGGAAATAACGGCTTTAAGAAAAGAGTTTGATACCAAATTATCTGAGATCAAATTTCAAACTACTTTCATGAAATTGAACAACACGTTGAATAAAATGGATGAAGGAAATCAAACTacaaaaaagaatgaaacaaaagaaaatcaaaACGATTTGAATGAGAGGGCGCAATTGATTATAGAAGATTACCATACCGTAGAAAGTAGagtaaaaacaaaaaggaaTCGAGCacaaactgataaaattattgaatcgCCAAAGACTACATCTAGAAATGAAAGTGAAGACGAGGAAGATATATACAGCTTTACTACTCAGAAAATGAATAACAAATCACAGAAA GTTTCAGATCACAACGAGAACGTTTCCTACCTTACTCGAGATAAAAGTCTAATGCAGCTGAGTATGGGGTCACAGAAAACCCAAGAATGGAGAAACGAG GACTCCAGTAGTAcatcaaagaaaaagaaaatttttaaaacgcgtGATACTGGATTAAGACAATACGCAATTACGCgaaaatcgttaaagaagtAA
- the LOC116434884 gene encoding uncharacterized protein LOC116434884 isoform X2, with protein MAGGSGASTGDQQKTPTKCHRVQISMGNHPREYIRLNRCFTIIPIAFYFFPNQGAIETNATMNQEEGKQTSGLESCTVSSEKLPRILRSSGSDGRDVKFRSQAMKRRIDCTPQDSPLKHLKTPDSRGSFRKDVKLQCGSGSSHRKSETPHYESMERMQKVSPGGKFVNTLLEQWSKYTGVQNPFSQTGGVQDSPIIEEMKRKLAAEERKVQVLQKKLKTCEEAISCISASREAELQAKEEIFRQLNSDWESITNYYSEISESLKRFQEYKDNLYKLYNNVIATQVSTVKTLQEELNKMRLRDEEKKNVYAESEKKTIIQEKRIQEMMITETELKKQLENVKSDSTSERNRLHNVHAEEKLELLKKQEKLTSTNEELQGQLKNIAEEKQNLMDSLKERDKEISVLQEDVVTFKNKIEDLLSQTTELNEKYERSVEKVEEYEKELEFKMQEINRLKENLNTRQELEVSLAKDLDAIENKYQQANNDFTNVQNKLKDMEGRNAGLQKSIQDMKNKAEHKAIELNKKIEFLEKEKEKILSEKHIIIQDLENSRKLLKEKYEAEITALRKEFDTKLSEIKFQTTFMKLNNTLNKMDEGNQTTKKNETKENQNDLNERAQLIIEDYHTVESRVKTKRNRAQTDKIIESPKTTSRNESEDEEDIYSFTTQKMNNKSQKVSDHNENVSYLTRDKSLMQLSMGSQKTQEWRNEDSSSTSKKKKIFKTRDTGLRQYAITRKSLKK; from the exons ATGGCGGGGGGCAGCGGGGCATCGACTGGAGACCAGCAGAAGACACCAACAAAATGTCAC CGTGTTCAGATAAGTATGGGAAATCATCCAAGAGAGTACATTAGACTTAATAGATGCTTCACGATAATTCCGATTGCGTTTTACTTCTTCCCGAACCAAGGCGCAATTGAAACGAACGCAACGATGAACCAGGAGGAAGGTAAACAAACATCCGGTTTGGAATCGTGCACCGTCTCTTCGGAAAAATTACCGCGAATTCTGCGATCCAGCG GTTCCGATGGGAGGGACGTGAAGTTTCGCTCGCAAGCGATGAAACGGAGAATCGACTGTACACCGCAGGACAGTCCACTGAAGCACCTGAAGACACCCGACAGTCGCG GATCTTTCAGAAAGGACGTGAAACTGCAATGCGGAAGCGGTTCCAGCCACCGGAAGAGCGAGACGCCTCACTATGAGAGTATGGAGAGGATGCAGAAAGTAAGCCCGGGCGGGAAATTCGTCAACACGTTGCTGGAACAGTGGTCGAAGTATACAGGTGTTCAAAATCCTTTTTCGCAGACAGGAGGG GTGCAAGACAGCCCGATAATAGAAGAAATGAAGCGGAAACTCGCCGCAGAGGAAAGGAAGGTTCAGGTGCTTCAGAAGAAGCTGAAAACCTGCGAGGAAGCGATATCCTGCATCTCAGCGTCTCGCGAGGCTGAGTTACAGGCCAAGGAAGAGATATTTCGACA ACTGAACAGCGATTGGGAATCGATTACCAATTACTATTCCGAGATATCTGAAAGTCTGAAGAGGTTTCAAGAGTACAAAGACAACTTGTATAAACTGTATAACAATGTCATTGCCACGCAAGTATCAACGGTGAAGACGTTGCAAGAAGAATTGAATAAGATGAGACTAAGAG ACGAGGAGAAAAAGAACGTCTACGCGGAGAGCGAGAAGAAAACGATAATTCAAGAGAAAAG aatacAGGAAATGATGATAACGGAGACCGAGTTGAAGAAACAATTGGAGAATGTTAAGAGTGACTCAACGTCGGAGAGAAATCGTTTACACAACGTTCACGCAGAAGAGAAGTTAGAATTGCTAAAG AAACAAGAGAAACTCACGTCGACGAATGAGGAGTTACAAgggcaattaaaaaatatcgcTGAGGAGAAGCAGAATTTAATGGATTCGCTGAAAGAAAGAGATAAAGAGATATCGGTTCTACAAGAAGACGTTGTAACATTCAA aaataagATTGAGGATTTGTTAAGTCAGACTACAGAATTAAACGAGAAATACGAGAGATCGGTTGAAAAGGTAGAGGAATATGAAAAGGAATTGGAGTTCAAAATGCAAGAA attaatagacTCAAAGAGAACTTGAACACCAGACAGGAGCTAGAAGTTAGCTTAGCTAAAGATCTCGACGCGATTGAAAACAAATATCAACAAGCTAATAACGATTTCACGAACGTACagaataaattaaaggacaTGGAAGGTCGTAATGCGGGCTTACAAAAGTCGATTCaagatatgaaaaataaagCTGAGCATAAAGCTatagaattaaacaaaaaaatcgaatttctagagaaggaaaaggagaaaatacTTTCGGAGAAGCATATAATAATTCAG GATCTAGAGAACTCgaggaaattattaaaagagaaatatGAAGCGGAAATAACGGCTTTAAGAAAAGAGTTTGATACCAAATTATCTGAGATCAAATTTCAAACTACTTTCATGAAATTGAACAACACGTTGAATAAAATGGATGAAGGAAATCAAACTacaaaaaagaatgaaacaaaagaaaatcaaaACGATTTGAATGAGAGGGCGCAATTGATTATAGAAGATTACCATACCGTAGAAAGTAGagtaaaaacaaaaaggaaTCGAGCacaaactgataaaattattgaatcgCCAAAGACTACATCTAGAAATGAAAGTGAAGACGAGGAAGATATATACAGCTTTACTACTCAGAAAATGAATAACAAATCACAGAAA GTTTCAGATCACAACGAGAACGTTTCCTACCTTACTCGAGATAAAAGTCTAATGCAGCTGAGTATGGGGTCACAGAAAACCCAAGAATGGAGAAACGAG GACTCCAGTAGTAcatcaaagaaaaagaaaatttttaaaacgcgtGATACTGGATTAAGACAATACGCAATTACGCgaaaatcgttaaagaagtAA
- the LOC116434884 gene encoding uncharacterized protein LOC116434884 isoform X1, translating into MAGGSGASTGDQQKTPTKCHRVQISMGNHPREYIRLNRCFTIIPIAFYFFPNQGAIETNATMNQEEGKQTSGLESCTVSSEKLPRILRSSGSDGRDVKFRSQAMKRRIDCTPQDSPLKHLKTPDSRGTFKNPGSFRKDVKLQCGSGSSHRKSETPHYESMERMQKVSPGGKFVNTLLEQWSKYTGVQNPFSQTGGVQDSPIIEEMKRKLAAEERKVQVLQKKLKTCEEAISCISASREAELQAKEEIFRQLNSDWESITNYYSEISESLKRFQEYKDNLYKLYNNVIATQVSTVKTLQEELNKMRLRDEEKKNVYAESEKKTIIQEKRIQEMMITETELKKQLENVKSDSTSERNRLHNVHAEEKLELLKKQEKLTSTNEELQGQLKNIAEEKQNLMDSLKERDKEISVLQEDVVTFKNKIEDLLSQTTELNEKYERSVEKVEEYEKELEFKMQEINRLKENLNTRQELEVSLAKDLDAIENKYQQANNDFTNVQNKLKDMEGRNAGLQKSIQDMKNKAEHKAIELNKKIEFLEKEKEKILSEKHIIIQDLENSRKLLKEKYEAEITALRKEFDTKLSEIKFQTTFMKLNNTLNKMDEGNQTTKKNETKENQNDLNERAQLIIEDYHTVESRVKTKRNRAQTDKIIESPKTTSRNESEDEEDIYSFTTQKMNNKSQKVSDHNENVSYLTRDKSLMQLSMGSQKTQEWRNEDSSSTSKKKKIFKTRDTGLRQYAITRKSLKK; encoded by the exons ATGGCGGGGGGCAGCGGGGCATCGACTGGAGACCAGCAGAAGACACCAACAAAATGTCAC CGTGTTCAGATAAGTATGGGAAATCATCCAAGAGAGTACATTAGACTTAATAGATGCTTCACGATAATTCCGATTGCGTTTTACTTCTTCCCGAACCAAGGCGCAATTGAAACGAACGCAACGATGAACCAGGAGGAAGGTAAACAAACATCCGGTTTGGAATCGTGCACCGTCTCTTCGGAAAAATTACCGCGAATTCTGCGATCCAGCG GTTCCGATGGGAGGGACGTGAAGTTTCGCTCGCAAGCGATGAAACGGAGAATCGACTGTACACCGCAGGACAGTCCACTGAAGCACCTGAAGACACCCGACAGTCGCGGTACGTTCAAAAATCCAG GATCTTTCAGAAAGGACGTGAAACTGCAATGCGGAAGCGGTTCCAGCCACCGGAAGAGCGAGACGCCTCACTATGAGAGTATGGAGAGGATGCAGAAAGTAAGCCCGGGCGGGAAATTCGTCAACACGTTGCTGGAACAGTGGTCGAAGTATACAGGTGTTCAAAATCCTTTTTCGCAGACAGGAGGG GTGCAAGACAGCCCGATAATAGAAGAAATGAAGCGGAAACTCGCCGCAGAGGAAAGGAAGGTTCAGGTGCTTCAGAAGAAGCTGAAAACCTGCGAGGAAGCGATATCCTGCATCTCAGCGTCTCGCGAGGCTGAGTTACAGGCCAAGGAAGAGATATTTCGACA ACTGAACAGCGATTGGGAATCGATTACCAATTACTATTCCGAGATATCTGAAAGTCTGAAGAGGTTTCAAGAGTACAAAGACAACTTGTATAAACTGTATAACAATGTCATTGCCACGCAAGTATCAACGGTGAAGACGTTGCAAGAAGAATTGAATAAGATGAGACTAAGAG ACGAGGAGAAAAAGAACGTCTACGCGGAGAGCGAGAAGAAAACGATAATTCAAGAGAAAAG aatacAGGAAATGATGATAACGGAGACCGAGTTGAAGAAACAATTGGAGAATGTTAAGAGTGACTCAACGTCGGAGAGAAATCGTTTACACAACGTTCACGCAGAAGAGAAGTTAGAATTGCTAAAG AAACAAGAGAAACTCACGTCGACGAATGAGGAGTTACAAgggcaattaaaaaatatcgcTGAGGAGAAGCAGAATTTAATGGATTCGCTGAAAGAAAGAGATAAAGAGATATCGGTTCTACAAGAAGACGTTGTAACATTCAA aaataagATTGAGGATTTGTTAAGTCAGACTACAGAATTAAACGAGAAATACGAGAGATCGGTTGAAAAGGTAGAGGAATATGAAAAGGAATTGGAGTTCAAAATGCAAGAA attaatagacTCAAAGAGAACTTGAACACCAGACAGGAGCTAGAAGTTAGCTTAGCTAAAGATCTCGACGCGATTGAAAACAAATATCAACAAGCTAATAACGATTTCACGAACGTACagaataaattaaaggacaTGGAAGGTCGTAATGCGGGCTTACAAAAGTCGATTCaagatatgaaaaataaagCTGAGCATAAAGCTatagaattaaacaaaaaaatcgaatttctagagaaggaaaaggagaaaatacTTTCGGAGAAGCATATAATAATTCAG GATCTAGAGAACTCgaggaaattattaaaagagaaatatGAAGCGGAAATAACGGCTTTAAGAAAAGAGTTTGATACCAAATTATCTGAGATCAAATTTCAAACTACTTTCATGAAATTGAACAACACGTTGAATAAAATGGATGAAGGAAATCAAACTacaaaaaagaatgaaacaaaagaaaatcaaaACGATTTGAATGAGAGGGCGCAATTGATTATAGAAGATTACCATACCGTAGAAAGTAGagtaaaaacaaaaaggaaTCGAGCacaaactgataaaattattgaatcgCCAAAGACTACATCTAGAAATGAAAGTGAAGACGAGGAAGATATATACAGCTTTACTACTCAGAAAATGAATAACAAATCACAGAAA GTTTCAGATCACAACGAGAACGTTTCCTACCTTACTCGAGATAAAAGTCTAATGCAGCTGAGTATGGGGTCACAGAAAACCCAAGAATGGAGAAACGAG GACTCCAGTAGTAcatcaaagaaaaagaaaatttttaaaacgcgtGATACTGGATTAAGACAATACGCAATTACGCgaaaatcgttaaagaagtAA
- the LOC116434884 gene encoding uncharacterized protein LOC116434884 isoform X6: MSRSDGRDVKFRSQAMKRRIDCTPQDSPLKHLKTPDSRGTFKNPGSFRKDVKLQCGSGSSHRKSETPHYESMERMQKVSPGGKFVNTLLEQWSKYTGVQNPFSQTGGVQDSPIIEEMKRKLAAEERKVQVLQKKLKTCEEAISCISASREAELQAKEEIFRQLNSDWESITNYYSEISESLKRFQEYKDNLYKLYNNVIATQVSTVKTLQEELNKMRLRDEEKKNVYAESEKKTIIQEKRIQEMMITETELKKQLENVKSDSTSERNRLHNVHAEEKLELLKKQEKLTSTNEELQGQLKNIAEEKQNLMDSLKERDKEISVLQEDVVTFKNKIEDLLSQTTELNEKYERSVEKVEEYEKELEFKMQEINRLKENLNTRQELEVSLAKDLDAIENKYQQANNDFTNVQNKLKDMEGRNAGLQKSIQDMKNKAEHKAIELNKKIEFLEKEKEKILSEKHIIIQDLENSRKLLKEKYEAEITALRKEFDTKLSEIKFQTTFMKLNNTLNKMDEGNQTTKKNETKENQNDLNERAQLIIEDYHTVESRVKTKRNRAQTDKIIESPKTTSRNESEDEEDIYSFTTQKMNNKSQKVSDHNENVSYLTRDKSLMQLSMGSQKTQEWRNEDSSSTSKKKKIFKTRDTGLRQYAITRKSLKK; encoded by the exons ATGTCAC GTTCCGATGGGAGGGACGTGAAGTTTCGCTCGCAAGCGATGAAACGGAGAATCGACTGTACACCGCAGGACAGTCCACTGAAGCACCTGAAGACACCCGACAGTCGCGGTACGTTCAAAAATCCAG GATCTTTCAGAAAGGACGTGAAACTGCAATGCGGAAGCGGTTCCAGCCACCGGAAGAGCGAGACGCCTCACTATGAGAGTATGGAGAGGATGCAGAAAGTAAGCCCGGGCGGGAAATTCGTCAACACGTTGCTGGAACAGTGGTCGAAGTATACAGGTGTTCAAAATCCTTTTTCGCAGACAGGAGGG GTGCAAGACAGCCCGATAATAGAAGAAATGAAGCGGAAACTCGCCGCAGAGGAAAGGAAGGTTCAGGTGCTTCAGAAGAAGCTGAAAACCTGCGAGGAAGCGATATCCTGCATCTCAGCGTCTCGCGAGGCTGAGTTACAGGCCAAGGAAGAGATATTTCGACA ACTGAACAGCGATTGGGAATCGATTACCAATTACTATTCCGAGATATCTGAAAGTCTGAAGAGGTTTCAAGAGTACAAAGACAACTTGTATAAACTGTATAACAATGTCATTGCCACGCAAGTATCAACGGTGAAGACGTTGCAAGAAGAATTGAATAAGATGAGACTAAGAG ACGAGGAGAAAAAGAACGTCTACGCGGAGAGCGAGAAGAAAACGATAATTCAAGAGAAAAG aatacAGGAAATGATGATAACGGAGACCGAGTTGAAGAAACAATTGGAGAATGTTAAGAGTGACTCAACGTCGGAGAGAAATCGTTTACACAACGTTCACGCAGAAGAGAAGTTAGAATTGCTAAAG AAACAAGAGAAACTCACGTCGACGAATGAGGAGTTACAAgggcaattaaaaaatatcgcTGAGGAGAAGCAGAATTTAATGGATTCGCTGAAAGAAAGAGATAAAGAGATATCGGTTCTACAAGAAGACGTTGTAACATTCAA aaataagATTGAGGATTTGTTAAGTCAGACTACAGAATTAAACGAGAAATACGAGAGATCGGTTGAAAAGGTAGAGGAATATGAAAAGGAATTGGAGTTCAAAATGCAAGAA attaatagacTCAAAGAGAACTTGAACACCAGACAGGAGCTAGAAGTTAGCTTAGCTAAAGATCTCGACGCGATTGAAAACAAATATCAACAAGCTAATAACGATTTCACGAACGTACagaataaattaaaggacaTGGAAGGTCGTAATGCGGGCTTACAAAAGTCGATTCaagatatgaaaaataaagCTGAGCATAAAGCTatagaattaaacaaaaaaatcgaatttctagagaaggaaaaggagaaaatacTTTCGGAGAAGCATATAATAATTCAG GATCTAGAGAACTCgaggaaattattaaaagagaaatatGAAGCGGAAATAACGGCTTTAAGAAAAGAGTTTGATACCAAATTATCTGAGATCAAATTTCAAACTACTTTCATGAAATTGAACAACACGTTGAATAAAATGGATGAAGGAAATCAAACTacaaaaaagaatgaaacaaaagaaaatcaaaACGATTTGAATGAGAGGGCGCAATTGATTATAGAAGATTACCATACCGTAGAAAGTAGagtaaaaacaaaaaggaaTCGAGCacaaactgataaaattattgaatcgCCAAAGACTACATCTAGAAATGAAAGTGAAGACGAGGAAGATATATACAGCTTTACTACTCAGAAAATGAATAACAAATCACAGAAA GTTTCAGATCACAACGAGAACGTTTCCTACCTTACTCGAGATAAAAGTCTAATGCAGCTGAGTATGGGGTCACAGAAAACCCAAGAATGGAGAAACGAG GACTCCAGTAGTAcatcaaagaaaaagaaaatttttaaaacgcgtGATACTGGATTAAGACAATACGCAATTACGCgaaaatcgttaaagaagtAA